GACCGTAGCATACTGAAGGGCCCCAACAATGGATCTATATAAGGTAGCATCTTCAACTGGATCACTGCCAAAGTGAGACAAACGAAGGCCAGCATTCATTGGAGTACTCTGAGACTTAGCCCCTTGCATTTTAGCCCTGCAAATAAGATCTTGAATATATTTCTGCTGAGACAAATGAACTCCATCTGCAGTATGAGTAACTTGTATGCCCAAAAAATAATTGATTTCTCCCAAGTCTTTTAATGCAAAAGCAGTATTCAGATCTGAAATAAGACCATCAATGAGAGATTTAGAGATGTCCATGATaagtatgtcatcaacataaactagaACATAGGTACAATGTGAAGATGAAGCACAAACAAACAGGGAGGTGTCTGCCTTGGCTGAAACAAAACCATATGTAGACAAAGCTTgagacaatttttcaaaccaagctctaggagcttgtTTGAGTCCGTAAAGAGCTTTTTGAAGATGACAAACTTTGTTTGGATAAGTATGGTCTTCAAAACCCGGTGGCTGTACCATATACACTTCCTCAGACAAATCCCCATTGAGAAAAGCATTATTAACGTCAACTTGACGAATGCACCAACCTTTGGAAAGAGCAACAGTTAAAACAACTCTAATGGTGGCTGGTTTTACAACTGGGCTAAAAGTCTCATTGTAGTCAAAACCCTCTTGTTGGTGAAAACCTTTTGCAACAAGACGAGCTTTATATTTTTGAATGGTGCCATCGGGATTTTCCTTGACACTATATACCCATTTGCAACCAATTGGAGTCTGACCAGATGGTAAATCAACTAAGGTCCATGTGTTGTTTCTGTGTAATGCTTCAAATTCAACTGACATAGCATCTCGCCAATGTGGAATTTGTAAGGCATCTTTGGCATTTCGTGGTTCTATAGCTGCAATAAACACTTGTGGCTTGTGTACACCAGCTTTAGCTCTTGCGACCATATGGTGAGTATTAGTTCCTGCAGGAGTAATGTTAGTTCCAACAGTGGGTAAAGCATTAGATACAACATTTGGTAAGTTTTGATGTTGGACAGTAGGACTATTTGACATGTGAGTAGCAGAGATAGGGAACTCATCGGAAGAAGTGGGACTTATATGAGAGAGACTCGGAGAGAGAAGGGGCTGGGAAGACACAATAGGTGGAGCAGAATGTAGAATAGGTGGCTGGGCAGATGGCATTTTCTGTGGAGCATTAAAAGGAGAAGGGGATGAGGGAGTAGATTCAGCAAAAGGAAAAATGGACTCATTGAAAAGAACATCTCGAGAGAGATACAACCGACCATCTTTAGACATGCATTTATACCCTTTATGGGTCAAGCTGTACCCAAGAAAGGTACACAGAGTTGATCTGTAGTTGAGTTTGTTCCTATTATATGGTCTTAAGTTTGGATAACATAAGCATCCAAAAACTTTCAGCATAGAATAATCGGGTCTAACCTGATACAAAAACTCAATAGGAGACAAATTATGCAACACATGTGTAGGCATACGATTAATTAAAAATACAGCAGTGCGAAATGATTCATCCCAAAACTTAAGGGGCATAGATGAATGAGCAAGTAAAGTAAGACCACTTTCTACTATATGCCTATGTTTTCGTTCCGCTACCCCATTTTGCTCATGAGTATGAGGACAAGAGACTCTATGAATAATACCATGAGAGTTCAAAAAGTTTGTGAAAGATCTATATTCACCACCCCAATCCGACTAAATAGATTTAATAGGCACACCAAGTTGCAGCTCAACTTGAGCTTTGAACTTGAGGAAAGTGGGAAAAGCCTCATCTTTTGTGCGAAGCAAATAGATCCATGCATGTCCAGAAAAAGCATCTATAAAACTTATGTAATATCGATATCCATTAGATGAGACAACAGGGGCAGGACCCCACAAGTCAGAGTGCAAAAGTTGAAGAGGAGCAGAGTAAATTGATGTGGATATAGGAAAAGGGAGTTTGTGATGCTTACCAAGACAGCAAGCATTGCACAACTCAGATGCATTTTTATTAGAAACAAAAATACTACAAGAGTTTAACACTAACTTTACAACTCTTATTGAAGGATAGCCTAGACGATTATGCCATAGACAAAAATCACTTTGTGGTACAGACACAGAACTACTGAGACATTGAGCAGCAGAGATGGTGTGAACATTGGTCTGCGGAGGAGGGGTTGaatcagatggaggagctgaacTGTGAGACTTGGACAAGAGAGCAATCTGAGTGAGGTCAAATCTGTAGAGACCCTTGTGGCGTCTCCCAACCAGCAAGGTCTTCCCTATACCCAGTTCTTTCACATAACAAATATGAGGGTGAAACTCAAAATACACATCATTATCTTCAGCAAAAGTGGATACACTGAGCAGATTTTTGGTTATATTGGGAACATGAAGAAGATTACGTAAAACAAGAGGTTTTGAATGAAAAGGGGAAGAAAAAATAGACTATCCAACATGTTTAATTTCCAAACCTGTACCATTACCCATGTGGATCTGTTCATCTCCATAGTATTCAGAAGTGGTGAGGAGATTGTTGGGGTCTGGAGTGAGATGATGAGTCGCTCCAGAATCGGGATACCAGCTGCTATCACTGACTGTTTCTGGTGTAGCCAACATAGCTTGCATCTCTCTGGTGGAAGTGTTGGGGGAGAATGAGTGAAACGTGTCTGGGCCATAGAAAGACTTATCAAATCTGTAAAAGCAGGTTTTCACGGAGTGACCTTGCTTGTGACAGAGTTGGCACTGAGTTTTCTGACCCCATGGAGTGTATGAACTACGAGTTGAATTTGAGTTGCCTCTTGAAGTACCAAACGATGGCTGAAAGGAGCCACGACTGGGAGCTGGAAGAGAACCACGACCGCCATAATTGCTGAATAGAGAGGGGCCACCATGTTGCGCAGAGGTGGGAGGGCAGTTTTGGTAGGTTCCTCAAGAGTAGCCTCCACGAGCATTGTTGTGGTATGTCCCACGAGAACCAGTGGACCGAGATTGAGAAGCAAGATTGACTTCAGCCATCGAAATATCAAGTTCCTTCGCCCCTTTCTCAATTCGAACTTCTTGAGCCATTAAAGGAGCTTCAATTTCAGCTACAGTATACGGATCTGTGCGGGTGTTAACAGATGTAATGAACACTTCATAATCTTTGGTCAAACCATTAAAAATTGCTTCTATGTGATCTTGTTCAGAGATTACATGTCCAATAGAAGAAAGAGTATCAACAATACTCTTGATTTTCAACAGATATTCACTTAAAGAACCAGCCATACGAGTATTTCTAAGAAGAGTACGAAATTGCCCAATCTTTGCTCGATTCTGGGCTGTGTAGTAAGCAGAAAGACCGCTCCAGATCTGAGCAGTGGTATCACGACCAATCATTCGATTTGTCATTTTCTCGGACATGGAAGAAAGAAGCCAAGAAATTAGAAGAGAATCTTGTTGTTCCCAGTCTTGATACTCGGGATTAATTTTGTTAGCAGTGCGATCGGTATCGGAAAGAAACTTCGCTGGAACATTAGCTTCATCTAAGAACTTTTGGAAACGATTTCCACAGATAGCATGAAAAACCTGGTGCTTCCATGGTAAATAGTTGTGTTCATCAAGTCAAATCGAAAGAGTATGGGAAAATTGTACGGGACCTGTGCGTGGAAGATTGACGGAAGCAGAAGTGGTTTGAGTAGCTGAACCACCATTGTTAGCATCAGACGATTGGGCCATTGGAGCAGGAAGAAGGATCTaaatcaagaagaagaaaaagaaaaagagagctcTAATACCATGTTAGAGTTTTAGAAACTGAGAAGAGTGAAGAAAAATGATCTGTATTGCTTGAGTCTGATTAGAAAGGTCAGAACCTTATATACACAAAAGAATAGGCAGATTACAAGAAGAACAAACTAGCAGAATTAGTTAAGTAACTACTAATCAGAACTAACTAAAACTAACTATCCCTTAACACGAATATACCtcaggaagaaaaaaaatagcaaCGAAAAGGTATCATTTCAATTTTTTGAGAGAAAATAAGAGGATATTGAAGAGGAAAGGGAGATGAAAAAATAAAGTGTAGTGTAGGGCCATTAGAAAAAGGGCTCTATTATAAGCATATATACAACTATTATAAATAAAcgataataattaaaaaaattattattagtgCAAAAATGAGTCGATTAGGATAGAAAATCACAAAATAATAGTTGGTATTAATAGAAATCAAAATCTAGTTCTTACCATAAATAAAATATCATCTCCTTAATAATCTCTCATTCAACCTGTAGCGACTCAaacttgctaataaggcttggggtcTTGATTaccgtgcctggagggcaataattgttgtattgtattaatatatgtgaatttaatgaatacgtgattagagtgcatgtttaggcgatTAAAAATGCATTTGGGCCtcgtttggttgttaggggcatatttgtaattttagcccgttgatggcataaatgtgatatttgtgatataatagtgatatatttgtgatgcatgtcccgagacggtcttagggagctgtttcgctaaaagtcacaacagggttaaatacacggctcgggaggggcctaggggtattttgggaatattataacttgagtttgGGAATCTTTGAGTAATGGTTAGTGACACTTTGGTAACctgggtaactataggtaactcttTAGGATAGTTGTTTTAAGTGGAAAGTGGTATTCTTGCAAGGGATTAAGGAAAAGTCTAGAATGCCTTGAGGGTTAGCTAGGGACTGAGTTGGAAAGGAGGGCAATTGGGTCTTTTGGCTTAGGTGATAGATAACTTTGGCTGAAGGAAAAGTTAGAACGTTCTCACCTTTTTGCTTATGCAAGGGTTGTGTTTGGGGAGCTCTAGAGAAAACtaggaaaaaaaaaacaggaAAGAAGAGAGGAGGATCTCTTAATTTTGTGGGATCAAGAGAGGAGTCAAAGCAAGGGAATTAGAGGATTACTCTAcatattgaggtaaggaattcatcCCTGTCTTCTCTAAGTTTCCAAGCATGTTTTGAGAGTTTGAGAATGGAAGTTGAAAGCTGGATTTGTGGTTTGTTATCTTAagaattcagcttgggaatcaaaggggtttagcttggagttggaattggaggaagcCCAGAGTAGAATttcaacttgaggtaagaatttcgtgcATCTTTGGGATTGATTTCTGGTGTGGATTAAGATTTCTGAAGggaggtttaagttttgtaagttctggtttaagttttaagaAAATTTTAACCAATTTGTGAATCTTGGGTTTGAATGTATGTTTGGGTTTGTTATTGATGTTTTTGGGTTGccatatggtctatttggggttttggattgaatttgggacGTAGGTATGTCTTGGTAATGACTTGGAAGTGTTTGGCTCGgaaaaatgttggggaaaaacccagatttctgggtttgcgtatgggcgccacgaccctgttcttccgtgccgcggcGATAGGATGCATCAGGGAAGGGCaccattctgggcgccgcggcccatatAGGGGAGTgccacggcgctaggccatttctgggcaggggaaattttCAGCTTTTAGGCTTTTGAcaagggggctcgggggacgcttctgctaccttgtgtggggaactgggaggtcctgagagcacgggattgATTCCGGGAAAtgcttttgaattggttagtattgAGGGTGttttgtatgtgttgtgactaggttttcgaagaggctcgggttagaggaccgtgctcgagatttcggtgctcaagaagctcgggacacaggtaagaaaactgctgttcccacagagcttgtatgcagggcagggccctatatTATTCGGTTGCAGGGCGTATCCCTTTGATTaagtttattcatgtttggtaTATGCTTTACTATGCtatgtgtgaatgttcggcaagagccgggaacggcacaGGCTGAGGTCGgcagggccgggaacggcaatgggccgagaacggcgttaagcacgtggagtgcaaggccgagtgcggcaaggggccgggagcagcgtctagcacgcggagtgtgagttgccaaggtaagaccctaaaggatacctgggatattattacggtgtggaccgcgaacctagggcctagtaaagcacctgggacggcatggtcgtatgtgtatagcctattgatggcttgtttatatgctgaatgatttatatgcttatgttatctatttgtgtagGGTTTTCtagctgggctttggctcacaggtgttctgtggtgcaggtaagggcaaggggaaagtcagccaaccatgagtatggagagcgtggggcgacgtgtacatgtctagtctgcctggctgccacggccaagggtatttttgggagatgttttgtattggATTCTAGTTTGTCGTTTAGTCGTCCtaaaacatattttgagttgtaaatatttataaacggtattttcgggatccctaatgtaaaacacttataattttcaatgaatggttacattttcaaattatgtgattttagtacagtttagttacactttgaGCTAAATGCTTagttagcaagttaaatgcacatcttaaactcacttaataacgactataaggtagtagggcgttacacaacccAATTAACACTACAAAATAAAATTGCTCATTTTATACCTTTGAAATTACAAAGCAAGAAAAAATTGTGGCAGGGATCTTAAAAAGAAATCCATAGATTTTGGTAACTGGAAATTGCTCCCCAACATAAACCAATAGAATTATAATACATTGTTTGTCAATTGCAACACAAACCAATAAGTTTATATTATTAATAGTTGGTCAACaattcaaatatttgttaataatTATGaaacatatatttaattaattagtttatattTGATGTAAGCAACCAGACTAGGTTAAAGATCACATTTATggagaaaaaaattaattagtttatagtaggatttatacttttttggaccctgagttttttctcattatttgtttggatctTCTATcttgaaaaatttatttttggaccctatattttgtaaaattattcaaatagacccttaaactcaatttttatgaaaaaaaattgaatataacaacacagtttttaagtagaatgattttatttttgttctgaatttttagtttggtaaattatttgtaagtttagttgagaaaattttgatcaaaatccggtttagggttctatttgaactattttacaaaatatagagtccaaaaaataatttatcaaaacacagaatGGAAACAGATAATAGaacaaaatacaggatccaaaaaagaaTAAATCATTTATtctaatacataaaaaaatataaaaatataatagtatTTCAATAAACTAACAAGTTTATCTATATTTCATAAAAACTAAAAATCTTGTTTCAGAAAGGCTTACAAAAAATATCTTTCTGGTTTAGTAAATAACGATATAAACAAAAAACTAAACAAGTTTATAAGAATCTATTTCAAAGTAAAAATAAACCAAAAAGATGGGAAGAGGATGCCACAAGCAGGGTCCTCCATGGATGCCAATTGACTAATGAATAGATggggagagagagggagaaaaaTATTGTTTTCATTTGACTTTTGGTATATTGTTAATATTATAATATCCCTAGGCTAATTAAAAATGGAGTAATAATGGTTAAAAATGGAAGatattaataaaacaattgaGGAGAACTTTGGAGATATATTGAAGATTATGTATCCATTTGTTACCgtttattttattgaaatacaaaattactattttatattttcaataatgcttatttGGTATCCTGTAATTTGAAATTGTATATATTTAGTACCCTAAACTTAAATTTgaacaataaaattttatcaatatgaacAAGCTGTCATCACTTATATGTAAtgaagtaattaaatttgaatttaaaactcatataattgatgacagttttgttgtattgataaaattttattaatcaaatttGAGTCCATGGTactaaatatatatgattttaaattACAATGTATCAAATGAACATCATTAAAAACACAAGATACCAAATATGTATTTCGATCAAATATAAAATACCAAATAAATATTTACCTTCAAACCAAATATAAACTTTCTATTTGTTAAATAAATTGACTTCTAAATTTAAATTAGATataactctttattttatttttttaaatatgtaacTGATTTAATGTAAATAAAACATATAAaagtattaaaaatatataaataaataaaaactgcaTTAAGTGTGATCagaatttttactttttttagTAAAATGTTTTTTTTCCTACGTTGGTCTTTATTCTATCCAatgaaaaaaactaaaaatctTGCAGTCTGGCCCATCTGGGTAGCCCAAATCAGTGAGGATACCATTGAATACATTACTGCTCAATCTACTTATATTGTCAGTAAGGTATCTTTGATGTTTTCTTATATAATTGAAATGAGTCACAAAATTCTATGTTTCTGAGAAACAATAAGTAGAGGTCATTTTTCAtgcaatataatatataaaatataaataggagatttttcataaatatgactttttagctattaatgtgcaaaaatatggtaattaaactTTACTTACTTTATATGGAAAAACTTAACTACAAAAAATTAGAATATGGGAAAAGTTATcccacattaaaaaataaaacaaataagtcATTAAGGAGGGTAGAATTGTAATTAAAGATGCACATACTACCATGGTGAAATTTTGAGTCAATCAAAAACATACCTAGccgaaattttttttttcagcaaGAACACCATTCTCCGGCAACCACAAACCCGAACCTCCAGCCACCTCCAGCCACCTGAAACAACACGTTCGTACAGTCGGATCTGCTTCTCCAACGACGTCCATCTCCGGCAACGAACTTGTCCATCATCCAAAGCATCCAAGAAAACCAGGTTTTTAAAAATCTTGCTCTGTCAAATACTATATTACTGTAATTTTATTCAACTTAATATCTATTAAATTCCTAATTCTTCTACATAATATAGAACCATTGATTTCATATTTTTCTCATACCTATTTTACAGTGGTAATCATGAAGTTCATTAtgtccatttttttttaaaaaaacataataattaacatgaaatttgaaaaaaataattaaacctaCTAATATAGTTATATTGATTGaccaaaaatatacaaaaaaaaacaaGAACTATGATTATTTTAGAGTCAATTTTGTCTTTGCGATAAAAAAAACATTTCATATTGTTCTATTGGTCTGAATTCTAATTGTCAAAACTTTCAGTAACAACAAAGTAACCAGTGACCTTGAAAACTGTCATATTTTCCAATTAAGTTTTCCATTGAAATATGTAATTGCAGACTACAGTAACCAGTTACACCCAATTAACTgcttaaaaatttacaaaatattacAGGTATGGAAAATACtacttctttggttcaatttggaGGCAAGTGGAATGAAAAAAAATGAGTATGAAGGGTACACAATGATTGGAGTATTGATTCCACCAAATTGTTCTCTTGACAACTTGGTGAATTTGGTAAAACAAGAGATAAAGGAAACAAGAGCAAGCATTGAAGTTTATTATCAAGTAGTCAAAGGAACACCACCAATGAAGATTGAATCAGACAATTCAGTGTTGTTCTActtggaaataaagaaaaaagttgcagaaaaaatAACAGAGTTACCATTGTGTGTGAATATAGTTCAAGAATCAATGGATGAAAATAATCTTCTTCAGCTATCAAATCAGAAAGCTACAGCACAAGAAATGGAGGTGAGAACATTATTAATGCAAGCAAACAAAGCTTCCATCAATGAACATATGTTACTTGAAGAAGGAATGTCAAACACAACAAATGAGGGAATCAATGTGGCATACATACCTCACCTTGCTGAAGAAGTAGcttattttataattgaagacaattcaaaaagaaaaaagagattgGAGGAAATTGAAATAGTAATATCTGATTACAGAGTGAACAAAATAGAGCAAGGACAGATTTACAAGGACAAGAACACAATCAAATCAGCTCTTGACTACCATGCAATGCTACATAACTTtcagttcaaaacaaaaagatcagAACCAAGAGAGTACTTGGTTACCTGTGCAGATGACACATGCAGCTGGTTTGTGAGAGCTTCTAAATACAGAAATCAAGATTTATTCAAGGTACGAAAATGCATTCCAAATCATACTTGCTCTGTTGAAATTGTTATGGAGGATCATAGGCAAGCAAAAAGCATCATAATTGGGGAattaataaagaataagtacaagtCAGTCAAAAGAAATTATACTCCAAATGACATCATGAATGACATGAATGATGGCTTTGGAGTAACCATGGGATACACAAAAGCATGGAGATTAAGAGAAAAAGCTTTGCTTCTAGTAAGAGGGAACCCTGATGATTCATATCAAAAGTTGCCAATGTATCTTCACATGTTGAAGCAAGCAAATCCAGGAACAGTAACACATCTGCTCACAGACAATGAAGATAGATTCAAATCTTGTACATACTTTTCTCCAACTCAATCAAAGGTTGGAGATACTTGAGGCCTATCATTGTTGTTTATGGAACTTTCTTAAAAAATGCACATGGCGGCACACTATTTTCAGCATCAACATTAGATCCAAACAACAACATTTTTGTCTTGGCTTTTGGAATAGCAGACTCAGAAAATGATAACTCTTGGCTTTGGTTCTTCTCCAAACTGAGAGACACATATGGAGAACCCGAAGGTATGGTAGCTTCAATTTTATCATATGGTTTACATATAAAAAGGAAATGGTTACCCAAAACCAATACACAAATACATGCTATTTCGTTTAGTATTTTAtaaaagtaactggttaccttcacaggATTGGCTATTGTTTCCGACAGACACAAGAGCATAGAGAATGCAGTACATATATTGTACCCAAATGCGTTCCATGGAGCTTGCATGTATCACTTGCTCAATAATTTGAAAAGCAAGTATGGAAACCATGGAGAACAGCTACAAATGAATTTCATTGCAGCAGCAAAAGCATACACAAAAACAGAATGTGAACACTACATGAGAAGCCTTGATAGACTTGACAGACGCATTAGACCCTATTTAGAGAAAGCCAAATATGAAACTTGGGCAAGATCATACTCACCAACAAAAAGATACACCATGATGACATCCAACATCACAGAATCGCTCAACGCTGCACTAAAAGCTGCAAGAAATCTCCCTATTGATATCTTGGTTGAATGTCTTAGAAGTTTGGTTAAAAAGTGGGTTTGGAACAATTCAAATAATGCAAATGGAACATTCACAAAAGTGTCTACAGCAACAGAAAATGAATTGAGACATGACATTGTTTCAAAAATGAAGTATGAGGTATGCAACTAAACTTATTCTTACTATTCTTTATTCTGTCAATatatggtaaccagttaccttgggTAACAgcaaaaacaaaacaataaactAAACAGAGTGGGAACATCATACATTCAATGTTAATTGTACataaatgtttattattttattttaattcatCACAAAACTATTTTCAGGTCTTGCCTTTCAACCCAATAGAATATCAAGTTCGTGATGAAAAATGGACCAATTTCACAGTAAATATTCACAATAGAACTTGTACATGCAATAGGTTTCAAGAAGATGAAATGCCTTGTGGGCATGCAGTAGCTGTAATTGCAAAGAGAAACTTGGGAGTATATGATTACTGTGCAAAGTTTTACAAAACAGAAACTTTGAAAGCAATGTATGAAAAAAATGTTCATCCTTTGCCCCATAAAGATGAATGGAATCTACCACAACACTTAGACATAGTGGTGCTACTTCCAAAGGCAACAATCACTGCAGGAAGaccaagaaagaaaagaataagatcaAGAGGAGAACCAAAAGTGATAATCACCTGTGGTAAATGTGGTCAACCAGGACATAACAGGAAGACTTGCAGGAATCCACCAATTGACAAGGCAAACAAGCAGAAAAAACAAAAGTCATAGCTTGATATATTACAGTAAAACAACCATATCATAGCTTCATTCATTAAATGATTGACTTTCATATTCATACATTGATATTGAGTATTATAATAACTTTGTTACATATATCAAATAAATTGAATGATTACCAAAGCATATAAGATTCCCTTTATAATAAATTGTTGGTTTTTTGTTGATATATGTCAAATATTTATGCAACTAACACCatgaaaacatgttttttttttttaaataaaacataatattctgggtaaggtaactagttaccacttTGTATATAACATGATGACCCAGCTGGGTACCTGGTTATTATATCTCAGTTGCTTTGTATATCACAGTTACTTTAAAAAAgttgaatattattatatataattattaaacatgaaatacaaaaaaaaaaaaacaataaagtaGGTACTTTGATCTAACATAtgccacaaaaaaaaaatgaaaatcaacaaacaccaaaaaagtaaccagttaccccttaTATAAAAGGCAGACCAAACTAAGCACCTGGCTACCATTAAAATATCTCAGTTGCTTTAAAAGTAATACAGTAAAAAACAAACAAGAGAAACTGGGTACTTTGCTCTAAAAATTATCACAAATAGAAAAAACAACAAGCACCAAAAGTACCCCAGCTACACTTTTGTATATAAGACAAACACCAAACAAAGTACCTGGTTACCATTAAAATATCTCCgaaaaaataagtaaatatatacaaataaataacacAGAAAAGATCAAAAGATATATATAATATCCTTAAGTAACCAAGGTCTTACAAATAGTACCAATTTAACATATACAAGTATCAAACTAACTATTGGTAATCATTTCCAAAAGTCAAACATCCTTTTCCAAAAGATGATCTGATTTAGAGTAtagacaaaataaaaaaaaagtctaATATCCTTTCATAAAGCTTCCTAAATAACCTATGCAGTAGTCTTAAGAGAACCTATGCAGCAGTCTTCCTTCTCTTCTGCTTCCTATCCAAAACCTTTTCAGAAGACTCATCGCTAGTCAAATATCCATCTTCTTGTTTCTTCTTCCCATGAAAATACAAGCTAACAGCAATGTCTTGGCGAAGCAACTGAGCATCAATTTCTTTTGGCATCTCGTTTTCCTTTCCAAGAATTAATTGCTCGGCAAAATACGTTGTAAAAATCCCACAGTCACTGCAATATTACAAACACATAAAAAACTAAGAACATAAAAACAAAACCAGAAACAAACAGGATAagcaaacttaaaaaaaaaaaactcaccattCAACTTGTTGAGGAACGCCTCTAGCAATACTCAATTGCAAAGCATCAGTCTCAGCAACATCATAAGGACTAATATCAAGATGTATGTCACGACGATCATAAAAATCAATCTTCTCCAATAGAAGAGGAAGCATTACAACAAATGCTTCAATTACAGGTAAACTCAAATTTGCATGTCTCGCCCCCGACATAGAATCATAAACAATGAGCAACCTCTTCTTTATGTCAAAATGTAGCAAAAGCCAATGAGCAAGATCCTTAACATTAACAGGCATAAGAACATGATCAAGTAGATTTTAGTGACTACTGCAAAATAATGAGTTGCCCCTCATAATCTTCAAAGCAACACAACTGTCATCAATGTTCAATGTATCACTGCctgatttca
This genomic interval from Humulus lupulus chromosome 8, drHumLupu1.1, whole genome shotgun sequence contains the following:
- the LOC133795281 gene encoding uncharacterized protein LOC133795281; the protein is MIGVLIPPNCSLDNLVNLVKQEIKETRASIEVYYQVVKGTPPMKIESDNSVLFYLEIKKKVAEKITELPLCVNIVQESMDENNLLQLSNQKATAQEMEVRTLLMQANKASINEHMLLEEGMSNTTNEGINVAYIPHLAEEVAYFIIEDNSKRKKRLEEIEIVISDYRVNKIEQGQIYKDKNTIKSALDYHAMLHNFQFKTKRSEPREYLVTCADDTCSWFVRASKYRNQDLFKVRKCIPNHTCSVEIVMEDHRQAKSIIIGELIKNKYKSVKRNYTPNDIMNDMNDGFGVTMGYTKAWRLREKALLLVRGNPDDSYQKLPMYLHMLKQANPGTVTHLLTDNEDRFKSSSTLDPNNNIFVLAFGIADSENDNSWLWFFSKLRDTYGEPEGLAIVSDRHKSIENAVHILYPNAFHGACMYHLLNNLKSKYGNHGEQLQMNFIAAAKAYTKTECEHYMRSLDRLDRRIRPYLEKAKYETWARSYSPTKRYTMMTSNITESLNAALKAARNLPIDILVECLRSLVKKWVWNNSNNANGTFTKVSTATENELRHDIVSKMKYEVLPFNPIEYQVRDEKWTNFTVNIHNRTCTCNRFQEDEMPCGHAVAVIAKRNLGVYDYCAKFYKTETLKAMYEKNVHPLPHKDEWNLPQHLDIVVLLPKATITAGRPRKKRIRSRGEPKVIITCGKCGQPGHNRKTCRNPPIDKANKQKKQKS